In Sphingomonas sp. R1, a single genomic region encodes these proteins:
- a CDS encoding ectonucleotide pyrophosphatase/phosphodiesterase — protein sequence MRWTSRIAAAALVALLQACATPPAQTPPPPAAAALEARTPVTILISIDGFRADYLQRGVTPNLARLAAEGITGPMRPSFPSKTFPNHWTLVTGVVPDHHGIVGNRMEDAGHPGETFTTASDAPYWWNAAQPIWVAAEKAGIRTGTVFWPGANVAWGSPATRADHGDYPGGTRPHDWLQYNQAIRDSQRVDTVLDWLRRPAASRPRFLTLYFDKVDTVGHAHGPDAVEATQAAGEIDTQIGALLEGLEGLRQPANIVVVSDHGMSETSDIRVIPLGLPKDSYHLIEAGPFAALNPAAGQEALVEKTLLGRHPHMECWRKADIPARFRYGTNPRIAAIFCLAEPRWMIVEKLPDAPYTRGEHGYDNQSTDMAALFVAAGPAFRHGTLPAFDNVDVYPLLRDLIGLPPRTDVDGDDAPFRHFLRPR from the coding sequence ATGCGCTGGACCTCCCGTATCGCCGCCGCTGCGCTCGTCGCGCTTCTCCAGGCCTGTGCCACCCCGCCGGCCCAGACCCCGCCTCCGCCCGCCGCCGCGGCGCTGGAAGCGCGCACGCCGGTGACGATCCTGATCTCGATCGACGGCTTCCGCGCCGACTATCTCCAGCGGGGCGTCACTCCCAATCTCGCGCGCCTCGCGGCCGAGGGCATCACCGGGCCGATGCGGCCGAGCTTCCCGAGCAAGACCTTCCCCAATCATTGGACTTTGGTCACCGGCGTGGTGCCCGATCATCACGGCATCGTCGGCAACCGCATGGAGGATGCCGGCCACCCCGGCGAGACCTTCACCACCGCCAGCGATGCCCCCTATTGGTGGAATGCCGCGCAGCCGATCTGGGTCGCGGCGGAGAAGGCGGGCATCCGCACCGGCACCGTGTTCTGGCCCGGCGCCAACGTCGCCTGGGGCAGCCCCGCAACCCGGGCCGACCATGGCGACTATCCCGGGGGCACGCGGCCCCACGACTGGCTGCAATACAACCAGGCGATCCGCGACAGCCAGCGGGTCGACACGGTGCTCGACTGGCTCCGCCGCCCGGCCGCCAGCCGCCCGCGCTTCCTCACGCTCTACTTCGACAAGGTCGATACGGTCGGCCACGCCCATGGCCCGGACGCGGTCGAGGCGACCCAGGCCGCGGGCGAGATCGACACGCAGATCGGCGCACTGCTGGAGGGGCTGGAAGGACTGCGCCAGCCTGCCAACATCGTCGTGGTTTCCGATCACGGCATGTCCGAGACGAGCGACATCCGCGTCATCCCGCTCGGCCTGCCCAAGGACAGCTACCACCTGATCGAGGCCGGGCCGTTCGCCGCACTGAACCCGGCGGCAGGCCAGGAAGCGCTGGTGGAAAAGACGCTGCTCGGCCGCCATCCGCACATGGAATGCTGGCGCAAGGCCGACATCCCCGCGCGCTTCCGCTATGGGACGAACCCGCGCATCGCCGCGATCTTCTGTCTCGCGGAACCGCGCTGGATGATCGTTGAGAAGCTGCCCGACGCACCCTATACGCGCGGCGAGCATGGCTATGACAACCAGTCGACGGACATGGCCGCGCTGTTCGTCGCCGCCGGCCCGGCCTTCCGCCACGGCACCCTGCCCGCCTTTGACAATGTCGACGTCTATCCGCTCCTGCGCGACCTGATCGGCCTGCCCCCGCGCACCGATGTCGATGGGGACGACGCCCCCTTCCGCCACTTTCTCCGACCACGCTGA
- the petA gene encoding ubiquinol-cytochrome c reductase iron-sulfur subunit encodes MATFEEGVTPEQTVGPGGEILENPRRRDYLLYAAPAVAAVGAGVVVLPLVNSMNPSADVLAQSTTEVNLAAIEPGQAIKASFRKQPLFVRNLTPAEIAQADAVPVSSLRDPQTLDQRTKEGHKNWLITLGVCTHLGCVPLGAGEGESRGPFGGYFCPCHGSAYDTAGRIRQGPAPKNLEVPKYNFTSDTVVVVG; translated from the coding sequence ATGGCAACGTTTGAAGAAGGCGTTACTCCCGAACAAACCGTAGGCCCTGGCGGCGAAATCCTCGAGAATCCCCGTCGTCGCGATTATCTCCTCTACGCAGCCCCTGCCGTCGCGGCGGTGGGCGCCGGCGTGGTGGTGCTGCCGCTCGTCAATTCGATGAACCCGTCGGCCGACGTGCTCGCGCAGTCGACGACCGAGGTGAATCTCGCCGCGATCGAGCCGGGCCAGGCGATCAAGGCCAGCTTCCGCAAGCAGCCGCTGTTCGTGCGCAACCTCACGCCGGCGGAAATCGCACAGGCCGATGCGGTGCCGGTCTCGAGCCTGCGCGATCCGCAGACGCTCGACCAGCGCACCAAGGAAGGCCACAAGAACTGGCTGATCACGCTGGGCGTGTGCACCCATCTCGGCTGCGTGCCGCTGGGTGCCGGCGAAGGCGAGAGTCGCGGGCCGTTCGGCGGCTATTTCTGCCCGTGCCACGGATCGGCCTATGACACGGCCGGCCGCATCCGCCAGGGGCCGGCCCCGAAGAATCTCGAAGTACCAAAATATAATTTCACGTCCGACACGGTCGTCGTTGTTGGGTGA
- a CDS encoding MerR family DNA-binding protein codes for MSNWTIGKLAEAGGVGVETVRYYQRRGLLPTPERGGGPDAGVRRYGDAALRRLRFIRSAQAAGFTLEEIGELLELDATDDRARARELARARIAALDVKIAELVQAREGLARLARECGSGSAGPCPILTAFEG; via the coding sequence ATGTCGAACTGGACGATCGGAAAGCTCGCCGAAGCCGGCGGGGTGGGCGTGGAAACGGTGCGCTATTATCAGCGCCGGGGTCTGCTCCCCACGCCCGAGCGGGGCGGCGGGCCCGATGCGGGGGTGCGCCGCTACGGCGATGCGGCGTTGCGGCGGCTGCGCTTCATCCGTTCGGCGCAGGCGGCCGGCTTCACGCTGGAAGAGATCGGCGAGCTGCTCGAACTCGATGCGACAGATGATCGCGCCCGGGCGCGCGAACTCGCGCGGGCGCGGATCGCGGCGCTGGACGTGAAGATCGCCGAGCTGGTGCAGGCGCGCGAGGGGCTGGCGCGGCTGGCGCGGGAGTGCGGATCGGGCAGCGCGGGGCCGTGTCCGATCCTCACCGCCTTCGAGGGCTGA
- a CDS encoding adenine phosphoribosyltransferase — protein MDTQQNDDIRSRIRTIPDFPKPGILFRDITTLLLDAEGLKLTIDRMAAQVEGPVDLVAGVEARGFLFGAALAVQLGTGVLLIRKDGKLPGATVAEDYALEYGTDRIAIHADAVAPGARVLLVDDLIATGGTARAAVRLLRKVGAEVVQASFVVDLPDLGGADALRSDGITVSSLVAFEGH, from the coding sequence ATGGACACCCAGCAGAACGACGACATTCGCAGTCGCATTCGCACGATCCCCGACTTTCCGAAGCCGGGGATCCTTTTTCGTGACATCACCACGCTGCTGCTCGATGCCGAGGGGCTGAAGCTGACCATCGATCGCATGGCCGCGCAGGTGGAAGGCCCGGTCGATCTGGTCGCCGGCGTCGAGGCGCGCGGTTTCCTGTTCGGCGCGGCGCTCGCGGTGCAGCTCGGCACCGGCGTGCTGCTGATCCGCAAGGACGGCAAGCTGCCCGGCGCTACCGTCGCCGAGGATTATGCGCTGGAATATGGCACCGATCGCATCGCCATCCATGCCGATGCCGTGGCGCCCGGCGCGCGCGTGCTGCTGGTCGACGACCTGATCGCCACCGGCGGCACCGCACGGGCTGCGGTGCGACTGCTGCGCAAGGTGGGCGCCGAGGTGGTGCAGGCCTCGTTCGTCGTCGATCTGCCCGACCTGGGCGGCGCGGACGCGCTGCGCAGCGACGGCATCACCGTCTCGTCGCTCGTCGCCTTCGAAGGGCACTGA
- a CDS encoding methyl-accepting chemotaxis protein, which translates to MHWFKANAPIRLKLLLAFGLFVVLLGFATLAQATLPPPYALEADGGLTVLALVSAWWLREAIAVPYVATVVRMEGLAAGDLSSPIAHTDYTDCVGRLTRAMEGFKRAAEEQIQLNALAREHAAVVRGMATYFQRLADGDLSAKIVEAYPDEFRDLKDGYNGAIERLRDLIEALMDSTQSIETGSREIAQASSDFARRTEQAAGELSQTAVAVKQITGSVRETAVAADQSLAATDSARTAVTEGRNRTTAATVAMDAVTESSRAIDGVIEGLEKIAFQTRVLAMNAAVEAGRAGEAGRGFAVVADLVSALALRAETESASAKDQLTRARDEIGIAVAAVGKIDEAFQVIEASTEDSARRADGIARASREQAQATHAVSGALSSIETGIQQNAAMVEQTSAATTHLLREVEVLSGQTGAFKLERGAARRREATRTRARAMA; encoded by the coding sequence GTGCACTGGTTCAAGGCGAATGCGCCGATTCGACTGAAGTTGCTGCTCGCCTTCGGCCTCTTCGTCGTATTGCTCGGCTTCGCCACATTGGCCCAGGCGACATTGCCGCCGCCTTATGCGCTGGAAGCGGATGGCGGCCTGACCGTCCTTGCTCTGGTCAGCGCCTGGTGGCTGCGCGAGGCGATCGCGGTGCCCTATGTCGCCACTGTGGTTCGCATGGAGGGCCTCGCTGCCGGAGACCTATCCAGCCCGATCGCCCATACCGACTATACCGATTGCGTGGGCCGCCTCACGCGCGCCATGGAAGGCTTCAAGCGCGCGGCGGAGGAGCAGATTCAGCTCAATGCACTGGCCAGGGAGCATGCCGCCGTGGTGCGCGGCATGGCCACCTATTTCCAGCGCCTTGCCGATGGCGACCTCAGCGCGAAGATCGTCGAGGCCTATCCCGACGAATTCCGTGACCTGAAGGACGGCTATAACGGCGCCATCGAACGCCTGCGCGATCTGATCGAGGCGCTGATGGACAGCACCCAATCGATCGAGACGGGCAGCCGCGAGATTGCACAGGCCTCGAGCGACTTCGCCCGTCGCACCGAGCAGGCGGCCGGCGAACTCAGTCAGACCGCCGTGGCGGTGAAGCAGATCACCGGCAGCGTGCGCGAGACCGCCGTCGCGGCCGATCAGTCGCTGGCGGCGACCGACTCCGCGCGCACGGCCGTGACCGAGGGGCGCAATCGCACCACCGCGGCGACGGTGGCGATGGACGCGGTGACCGAAAGCTCCCGTGCGATCGACGGGGTCATCGAAGGTCTCGAGAAGATCGCCTTCCAGACACGCGTGCTCGCGATGAATGCCGCCGTCGAGGCGGGGCGTGCGGGCGAGGCGGGGCGCGGCTTCGCCGTCGTCGCTGACCTGGTGAGTGCGCTGGCGCTGCGGGCGGAAACCGAATCCGCCAGCGCCAAGGACCAGCTGACCCGCGCCCGCGACGAGATCGGCATTGCCGTCGCGGCAGTCGGCAAGATCGACGAGGCGTTCCAGGTGATCGAGGCGTCGACCGAAGACAGCGCCCGCCGCGCGGACGGCATCGCCCGCGCCAGCCGCGAACAGGCCCAGGCAACCCATGCCGTTTCGGGAGCGCTCAGCTCCATCGAGACGGGCATCCAGCAGAACGCGGCGATGGTGGAGCAGACCTCTGCGGCCACCACGCACCTGCTCCGCGAGGTGGAGGTGCTGAGCGGGCAGACCGGCGCGTTCAAGCTGGAGCGCGGCGCCGCCCGGCGGCGCGAGGCTACGCGGACACGGGCGCGGGCAATGGCGTAA
- a CDS encoding glutaredoxin family protein — MVMGTHVCPWGLRALHLLKRHGYKVDDRHLTTREETDAFKARHGVATTPQVFIGEQRIGGHDDLRRHLGLAVRNPKAKTYRPVFALFAMAALMALAASHAVYATPFTVRAGEWFVSFSMCLLAMLKLRDVGGFATMFLGYDLLARRWVPYATLYPVAEAAAGLLMTANALPWLSIPLALAIGGIGAASVFKAVYVDRRDLKCACVGGDSNVPLGFVSLTENLMMIAMGLWMLARTLVGV; from the coding sequence ATGGTGATGGGAACGCATGTCTGCCCCTGGGGCCTGCGCGCGCTGCACCTGCTGAAGCGCCACGGCTATAAGGTCGACGATCGCCATCTCACCACGCGCGAGGAGACGGACGCGTTCAAGGCGCGGCACGGCGTCGCCACCACGCCGCAGGTGTTCATCGGCGAGCAGCGGATCGGCGGGCATGACGATCTCCGCCGCCATCTCGGCCTTGCCGTCCGCAACCCCAAGGCGAAGACCTATCGGCCCGTATTCGCACTGTTCGCCATGGCCGCGTTGATGGCGCTCGCCGCCAGCCATGCCGTCTACGCCACGCCCTTCACGGTGCGCGCGGGCGAATGGTTCGTCAGCTTCTCGATGTGCCTGCTGGCGATGCTGAAGCTGCGCGATGTGGGCGGCTTCGCGACGATGTTCCTAGGCTACGACCTGCTTGCCCGCCGCTGGGTGCCCTATGCGACGCTTTACCCCGTGGCAGAGGCTGCCGCCGGACTGCTGATGACGGCCAACGCGCTGCCCTGGCTGTCCATCCCGCTGGCGCTGGCGATCGGCGGGATCGGTGCGGCGTCGGTGTTCAAGGCCGTCTATGTCGATCGGCGCGATCTGAAATGCGCCTGCGTCGGTGGCGACAGCAATGTGCCGCTCGGCTTCGTGTCCCTCACCGAAAACCTGATGATGATCGCGATGGGCCTCTGGATGCTCGCGCGCACCCTAGTGGGAGTCTGA
- a CDS encoding cytochrome c1: MTSIFFRSIKFLIGLGFVFVLLLALLGSITGLIKEPPKQTAEQALHKHPKELDLPSNGPLGKFDTGQLQRGFKVYKEVCAACHSLHMISFRNLKDLGYSDAQVKKIAKEWAMKQPVFDEKAGTWGERDNIPSDHFPKVYYAGTGNPPDLSLITKARHDGAAYVHSLLTGYGEKPDPAVAAKFPEAMKTPEGMHFNPYFANLNIAMPPPLTSEGQVQFDDGTRATVDQMAKDVSAFLVWTAEPTLQTRHMAGVAVVIFLLFATVLAYGAYLTVWRGMKH, encoded by the coding sequence ATGACGTCGATCTTCTTTCGCTCGATCAAGTTCCTGATCGGCCTCGGCTTCGTCTTCGTGCTGCTGCTCGCGTTGCTGGGCAGCATCACGGGCCTGATCAAGGAGCCGCCGAAGCAGACGGCCGAACAGGCGCTGCACAAGCATCCCAAGGAGCTGGACCTGCCCTCGAACGGGCCGCTCGGCAAGTTCGATACCGGACAGCTCCAGCGCGGGTTCAAGGTGTACAAGGAAGTCTGTGCGGCGTGCCACTCGCTGCATATGATCTCCTTCCGCAACCTCAAGGACCTGGGCTATAGCGACGCGCAGGTGAAGAAGATCGCCAAGGAATGGGCGATGAAGCAGCCGGTGTTCGACGAGAAGGCCGGCACCTGGGGCGAGCGTGACAACATCCCGTCGGACCATTTCCCCAAGGTCTATTATGCCGGCACCGGCAACCCGCCCGACCTGAGCCTGATCACCAAGGCGCGGCATGACGGCGCGGCCTATGTCCACTCGCTGCTGACCGGCTATGGCGAGAAGCCCGATCCTGCGGTCGCCGCCAAGTTCCCGGAGGCGATGAAGACGCCCGAGGGCATGCACTTCAACCCCTATTTCGCGAATCTCAACATCGCGATGCCGCCACCGCTCACCAGCGAGGGCCAGGTCCAGTTCGACGACGGCACCCGCGCGACGGTGGACCAGATGGCGAAGGACGTGTCCGCCTTCCTCGTCTGGACCGCCGAACCGACGCTGCAGACGCGCCACATGGCGGGCGTGGCGGTCGTGATCTTCTTGCTGTTTGCCACCGTGCTCGCCTATGGCGCGTACCTCACGGTTTGGCGCGGCATGAAGCATTGA
- a CDS encoding tRNA (cytidine(34)-2'-O)-methyltransferase: protein MRIALFQPEIAGNVGTILRLAACMGVAVDLIEPMGFPWGDRARKRAAMDYAPETIRHADWAAFEARVPGRLMLFTTRGGIRLPEAQFEAGDTLLFGAESSGVPDFVHARADAAVRIPLRPEVRSLNLAVATGIGLAEALRQTEGFPQ from the coding sequence ATTCGGATTGCGTTGTTCCAGCCTGAAATTGCTGGAAATGTCGGCACCATCTTGCGGCTCGCGGCCTGCATGGGGGTGGCGGTGGACCTGATCGAGCCTATGGGTTTTCCCTGGGGCGATCGGGCCCGGAAACGCGCCGCAATGGACTATGCACCCGAGACCATCCGCCACGCCGACTGGGCGGCGTTCGAGGCGCGCGTGCCGGGCCGGCTGATGCTGTTCACCACCCGCGGCGGCATCCGCCTGCCCGAGGCGCAGTTCGAGGCCGGCGACACGCTGCTGTTCGGCGCAGAGAGCAGCGGCGTGCCGGATTTTGTGCACGCGCGAGCGGATGCTGCAGTGCGAATACCGCTCCGGCCGGAGGTCCGCTCCTTGAACCTCGCCGTCGCAACGGGCATCGGATTGGCCGAGGCGCTCCGCCAGACCGAAGGATTCCCGCAGTGA
- a CDS encoding MaoC family dehydratase, which produces MRMFDDIQPGDRAQFGRYEVTRDEVLDFARKYDPQPFHLSDEAAAKTHFGRLAASGWHTNAMTMAMLVAHYQADPIASLGAAGVDELRWLKPVFPGDVLRCETEVLEARASQSRPEMGIVRSRVTTFNQKDEPVLSFIANALIARRQAG; this is translated from the coding sequence ATGCGCATGTTCGACGATATCCAGCCAGGCGACCGGGCGCAGTTCGGGCGCTATGAGGTCACCCGCGACGAAGTGCTCGACTTCGCCCGCAAATATGATCCGCAGCCCTTCCACCTCTCCGACGAGGCGGCGGCCAAGACGCATTTCGGGAGACTGGCGGCAAGCGGCTGGCACACCAACGCGATGACGATGGCGATGCTGGTGGCGCACTATCAGGCCGATCCGATCGCCAGCCTCGGTGCGGCGGGCGTCGACGAGTTGCGCTGGCTGAAACCGGTGTTCCCCGGCGACGTCCTCCGCTGCGAAACCGAGGTGCTGGAAGCGCGCGCCTCGCAAAGCCGGCCGGAAATGGGCATCGTCCGCAGCCGGGTGACGACGTTCAACCAGAAGGACGAACCCGTGCTCAGCTTCATCGCCAACGCACTGATCGCAAGGCGGCAGGCCGGCTGA
- the hemF gene encoding oxygen-dependent coproporphyrinogen oxidase: MITLDEQQQRARTWFEGLRDSICAAFEAIEREAGSDASFDYLAWDRTDATGAPGGGGVRGVMKGRVFEKVGVNVSTVGGAFEGDFAKTIHGAGEDPSFFATGISLVAHMANPHVPAVHMNTRFLTTTKRWFGGGADLNPPLPYAEDTADFHARLQAACDAHDASYYPRFKKWADDYFYIPHRQVHRGVGGIFYDHLEGDWEADFAFTQDVGRAFLEVYPQLVRRRMHQPFDDADRQRQLEWRGRYAEFNLIYDRGTLFGLKTGGNVDAILMSLPPMAAWS; the protein is encoded by the coding sequence GTGATCACGCTCGACGAACAGCAGCAGCGCGCCCGCACCTGGTTCGAGGGCCTGCGCGATTCGATCTGCGCCGCGTTCGAGGCGATCGAGCGCGAGGCGGGCTCGGACGCCTCGTTCGACTATCTCGCCTGGGACCGCACCGATGCGACCGGCGCGCCCGGCGGGGGCGGCGTGCGCGGGGTGATGAAGGGCCGCGTGTTCGAGAAGGTCGGCGTCAACGTCTCCACCGTCGGCGGCGCCTTCGAGGGCGACTTTGCCAAGACCATCCACGGCGCGGGCGAGGATCCCAGCTTCTTCGCCACCGGCATCAGCCTGGTCGCGCACATGGCCAACCCGCATGTGCCCGCGGTGCACATGAACACGCGCTTCCTCACCACCACCAAGCGCTGGTTCGGCGGCGGCGCGGACCTCAACCCGCCGCTTCCCTATGCCGAGGACACGGCCGACTTCCACGCGCGGCTGCAGGCGGCGTGCGACGCGCACGACGCCAGCTATTATCCCCGCTTCAAGAAATGGGCTGACGACTATTTCTACATCCCGCACCGCCAGGTGCATCGGGGCGTCGGCGGGATCTTCTACGATCATCTCGAAGGCGACTGGGAGGCGGATTTCGCCTTCACCCAGGATGTCGGCCGCGCCTTTCTCGAGGTCTATCCGCAGCTGGTGCGCCGGCGGATGCACCAGCCGTTCGACGATGCCGATCGCCAGCGGCAGCTCGAATGGCGCGGCCGCTATGCCGAGTTCAACCTGATCTACGATCGCGGCACGCTGTTCGGCCTCAAGACCGGCGGCAATGTCGACGCGATCCTGATGAGCCTCCCGCCGATGGCCGCCTGGAGCTGA
- a CDS encoding methyl-accepting chemotaxis protein yields MTISTRVRAGAAALILFLLILFAAFAWRIDAIRLGGPMHRASVQIADLNADILPPPEYVIEPYLEATLLLQHPEQLATVRTRLAALRKQYDERHRIWMSAALPDRLKRAILTDTHDPAVRFWDEAQGPFLDAVAARDAGAMQRSYAALTASYDAHRKAIDALVGATAEEQAALGNRSAQSLAGSLWLLAALGLMLLGTIGGFAWWLLRRVMQPLAGIAQCTTALSHGQDRPVPCRDRGDELGEIAQAVARFHAAALSRAEMDAAHLAEQEGIGHLLGDALAAMETGDLRHRITTPFPAAQEAIRLNFNRAAGALSTMLHAAIQSARNIGTGSGEIATASEDLARRTEGTAHALQETSTAIQLIENRLKTISHSAEATMTRAERAGSAVHAGRATARNAAAAMDNVSERANAIDTVVEGLDKIAFQTRVLAMNAAVEAGRAGEAGRGFAVVADLVSALALRAEEEAKRGRDLINETQVDVKLAASEVGAVDAALGEIVENFDGVHALLAALREDNQSQAGAIAQITRSVIEMETSTQQNAAMVEQTSAAARSLDREAGTLLRNAEAFRVEEAAPAHYRDGSAAHRVPAMLAA; encoded by the coding sequence ATGACGATCAGCACTCGGGTCCGCGCCGGCGCGGCCGCACTCATCCTGTTTCTTCTGATCCTGTTTGCCGCATTCGCCTGGCGGATCGACGCCATCCGCCTGGGCGGCCCGATGCACCGCGCATCGGTGCAGATCGCGGATCTGAATGCAGACATCCTGCCGCCGCCGGAATATGTGATCGAGCCCTATCTGGAGGCGACGCTGCTCCTCCAGCATCCCGAGCAGCTCGCGACCGTGCGCACCCGCCTGGCAGCCTTGCGGAAGCAGTATGACGAGCGCCACCGGATATGGATGAGCGCCGCCCTTCCCGATCGGCTGAAGCGCGCCATTCTCACCGATACCCATGATCCGGCGGTACGTTTCTGGGACGAAGCGCAGGGCCCCTTCCTCGACGCGGTCGCCGCCCGGGATGCGGGGGCGATGCAGCGCAGCTATGCGGCACTCACCGCGAGCTACGATGCGCACCGCAAGGCTATCGACGCGCTGGTCGGCGCCACGGCCGAGGAACAGGCCGCGCTGGGGAACAGGTCGGCGCAATCGCTGGCGGGGTCGCTCTGGCTGCTCGCCGCGCTGGGGCTCATGCTGCTCGGCACGATCGGCGGGTTCGCCTGGTGGCTGCTGCGGCGAGTGATGCAGCCGCTGGCCGGCATCGCGCAGTGCACCACCGCACTGTCGCACGGGCAGGACCGACCGGTGCCCTGCCGGGATCGCGGCGACGAACTGGGCGAGATCGCGCAGGCGGTCGCGCGGTTCCATGCCGCCGCGCTGAGCCGCGCCGAGATGGATGCCGCACATCTGGCCGAACAGGAAGGGATCGGCCACCTTCTGGGCGACGCGCTCGCTGCGATGGAAACGGGCGACCTGCGCCACCGCATCACCACGCCCTTTCCGGCAGCGCAGGAAGCGATCCGCCTCAATTTCAATCGTGCGGCGGGCGCGCTTTCGACGATGCTCCACGCCGCGATCCAGAGCGCCCGCAACATCGGCACGGGATCGGGCGAAATCGCCACCGCCTCCGAAGACCTGGCACGCCGCACCGAGGGCACGGCGCATGCGCTGCAGGAGACCAGCACCGCCATTCAGCTCATCGAGAACCGCCTGAAGACGATCAGCCATTCGGCAGAGGCGACGATGACGCGTGCCGAGCGCGCCGGATCGGCCGTCCATGCCGGTCGCGCCACCGCGCGCAACGCCGCCGCGGCAATGGACAATGTCTCCGAGCGCGCCAACGCGATCGACACGGTGGTGGAGGGGCTCGACAAGATCGCCTTCCAGACGCGCGTGCTCGCGATGAACGCCGCGGTGGAGGCAGGCCGTGCCGGCGAGGCCGGCCGGGGCTTTGCCGTCGTCGCCGATCTGGTCTCCGCCCTCGCGCTGCGTGCCGAGGAAGAGGCGAAGCGTGGCCGCGACCTGATCAACGAGACCCAGGTCGACGTGAAGCTGGCGGCCAGCGAGGTCGGCGCGGTCGACGCCGCGCTGGGCGAGATCGTCGAGAATTTCGACGGCGTCCACGCGCTGCTCGCCGCCCTGCGCGAGGACAATCAGTCGCAGGCCGGCGCAATCGCGCAGATCACCCGCTCGGTGATCGAAATGGAAACTTCAACCCAGCAGAATGCCGCGATGGTCGAACAGACCTCCGCCGCGGCACGCTCGCTCGATCGCGAGGCGGGCACGCTGCTCCGCAATGCCGAAGCGTTCCGCGTCGAGGAAGCGGCACCCGCGCACTACCGCGATGGCAGTGCGGCACACAGGGTCCCCGCGATGCTCGCCGCCTGA
- a CDS encoding cytochrome b has protein sequence MSFPWARHYEPKNPVMKWVDDRLPLPRFVYNAIGAGYPVPRNLNYFWNFGILAGLSLVIQIVTGIVLAMHFHSSAAGAFDSVNGTIMRDVNAGWFLRFAHANGASMFFIVVYIHIFRGLHYGSYKAPREMVWLLGVVIFLLMMATAFMGYVLPWGQMSFWGAQVITGFFSAIPVVGDWIRVWLLGGYAPDDAALNRFFSLHYLLPFVIAGVIILHIWALHIPGSNNPTGVEVKGEQDTVPFHPYYTAKDGFGVGIFLILFSTLIFFYPDYLGHPDNYIPANPLSTPAHIVPEWYFWPFYAILRAFTADFILPAKLWGVLAMFGSILLLFFLPWLDRSPVRSANYRPMYRVAFWVLVADVLILGWCGGSPAEPVYVITSQIAAAYYFAHFLIIVPIISRIETPRPLPNSITEAVLGNEGGSRITATAATA, from the coding sequence ATGAGCTTTCCCTGGGCGCGCCATTACGAGCCGAAGAACCCGGTGATGAAGTGGGTGGACGATCGGCTGCCGCTGCCGCGGTTCGTCTATAACGCGATCGGTGCCGGCTATCCGGTGCCGCGCAACCTGAATTACTTCTGGAACTTCGGCATCCTCGCCGGGCTGTCGCTGGTGATCCAGATCGTGACCGGCATCGTGCTGGCGATGCACTTCCACAGCTCGGCCGCCGGGGCCTTCGATTCGGTCAACGGCACGATCATGCGCGACGTGAACGCGGGCTGGTTCCTGCGCTTCGCCCACGCCAACGGCGCCAGCATGTTCTTCATCGTGGTGTACATCCACATCTTCCGCGGGCTCCACTACGGATCGTACAAGGCGCCGCGCGAGATGGTGTGGCTGCTCGGCGTCGTCATCTTCCTGCTGATGATGGCCACCGCCTTCATGGGCTATGTGCTCCCCTGGGGGCAGATGAGCTTCTGGGGCGCGCAGGTGATTACCGGCTTCTTCTCGGCGATACCCGTGGTGGGCGACTGGATCCGCGTCTGGCTGCTCGGGGGCTACGCCCCGGATGACGCGGCGCTCAACCGCTTCTTCTCGCTCCACTATCTGCTGCCCTTCGTGATCGCGGGCGTGATCATCCTGCACATCTGGGCGCTGCACATTCCGGGTTCGAACAACCCCACCGGCGTGGAGGTGAAGGGCGAGCAGGACACGGTGCCCTTCCATCCCTATTACACCGCCAAGGACGGCTTCGGGGTCGGCATCTTCCTCATCCTGTTCTCGACGCTGATCTTCTTCTACCCGGATTATCTGGGCCACCCGGACAATTACATCCCGGCCAACCCGCTCTCGACGCCCGCGCACATCGTGCCCGAATGGTATTTCTGGCCCTTCTACGCGATCCTGCGCGCCTTCACCGCGGACTTCATCCTGCCGGCGAAGCTGTGGGGCGTGCTGGCGATGTTCGGCTCGATCCTGCTGCTGTTCTTCCTGCCCTGGCTCGATCGCTCGCCGGTCCGCTCGGCCAACTACCGGCCGATGTACCGCGTCGCTTTCTGGGTGCTGGTCGCCGACGTGCTGATCCTCGGCTGGTGCGGCGGCTCGCCCGCGGAGCCCGTCTATGTGATCACCAGCCAGATCGCGGCGGCCTATTATTTCGCGCACTTCCTGATCATCGTGCCGATCATCTCGCGGATCGAGACGCCGCGCCCGCTGCCCAACTCGATCACCGAAGCGGTGCTCGGGAATGAAGGCGGCTCGCGCATCACCGCCACCGCGGCGACGGCATAA